Proteins from a single region of Mustela erminea isolate mMusErm1 chromosome X, mMusErm1.Pri, whole genome shotgun sequence:
- the BEX4 gene encoding protein BEX4, translating into MASKQKQVVKNVNMENAQQENEGEEQGPVQNEEGSRNSKGGEGQKHGRNVRLGRMRRLVPNFRWAIPSRHTDHNEVGGEEEKFVGQMMEVKRKTKEQQMRHHKRFQTPEPDNHYDFCLIP; encoded by the coding sequence ATGGCGTCCAAACAGAAACAAGTGGTGAAAAATGTCAACATGGAAAATGCCCAGCAGGAAAACGAAGGAGAGGAACAGGGCCCCGTGCAGAATGAAGAGGGATCACGCAATTCGAAAGGGGGTGAAGGCCAGAAGCATGGAAGAAATGTCAGGCTGGGGCGAATGAGACGACTTGTCCCTAATTTTCGGTGGGCCATACCTAGCAGGCATACTGATCACAATGAAGTGGGAGGTGAGGAGGAAAAGTTTGTAGGGCAGATGATGGAGGTCAAGAGAAAGACTAAGGAGCAGCAAATGAGACATCATAAGCGCTTCCAGACTCCTGAACCTGATAATCATTATGACTTTTGCCTTATACCTTGA